Proteins encoded in a region of the Bacillus sp. T3 genome:
- a CDS encoding cytochrome-c oxidase, translated as MGAKWFKIAVVYFAIGIILGIVMGIIHDFELTPVHAHINLLGWVSMGLFGAFYHFYPQAAETKLAKTHFWLHNLGVPLMQGGLAYSILSGNESAAIVIIVASIAVVLGGLLFAWNVFKSA; from the coding sequence ATGGGTGCAAAGTGGTTTAAGATTGCGGTGGTCTATTTTGCAATTGGTATTATCCTTGGGATCGTAATGGGCATTATTCATGATTTTGAATTAACACCTGTCCACGCGCATATTAACCTTCTCGGCTGGGTATCGATGGGGCTCTTTGGAGCATTTTATCATTTTTATCCACAAGCGGCAGAAACAAAGCTGGCAAAAACACACTTTTGGCTGCATAATTTAGGTGTTCCGCTTATGCAAGGAGGCTTAGCCTATTCAATCTTGTCTGGAAATGAATCCGCCGCAATCGTTATTATTGTTGCCTCGATCGCTGTTGTATTAGGCGGACTACTATTTGCTTGGAATGTGTTTAAAAGTGCTTAA
- a CDS encoding ABC transporter ATP-binding protein, translated as MNRLVTKDLHVGYQENVIVKNMNIKIENNAITTIIGPNGCGKSTLLKAITRIIPHSSGSILLDGQSIAKENTKKLAQKMAILPQTHDSTLGLTVGELVSYGRFPYQKGIGKLTPKDYEVINWALTVTNTLDYKFRTVDSLSGGQRQRVWIAMALAQETEIIFLDEPTTYLDLAHQLEVLELLKKLNETQNRTIIMVLHDLNHAARFSDNIIALKNGILIKAGTCEEVMQKEILKVVFNIDAEIGRDPRTGKPMCITYDLIKENQRELEPALSTF; from the coding sequence ATGAACAGGTTAGTAACCAAAGATTTACATGTAGGTTATCAAGAAAATGTAATTGTAAAAAATATGAATATAAAGATTGAAAATAATGCAATCACAACGATAATTGGCCCTAATGGTTGTGGCAAATCTACCTTGCTAAAGGCAATAACTCGAATTATTCCACACTCAAGTGGTAGCATTTTATTGGACGGCCAATCAATTGCTAAAGAAAATACGAAAAAACTAGCACAGAAAATGGCGATATTACCACAAACTCATGATAGTACTCTTGGTTTAACAGTAGGTGAACTGGTTTCTTATGGACGATTCCCCTATCAAAAAGGAATAGGGAAATTGACGCCTAAGGATTATGAGGTCATTAATTGGGCTTTAACCGTAACGAATACACTCGATTATAAATTTCGTACGGTTGATTCACTTTCAGGGGGACAAAGACAACGTGTGTGGATTGCAATGGCACTTGCTCAAGAGACTGAAATTATCTTTTTAGACGAACCAACCACTTATCTAGACTTGGCACATCAATTAGAAGTTCTTGAATTGCTGAAGAAGTTAAATGAGACACAAAATAGAACAATAATCATGGTTTTACATGATTTAAACCATGCAGCGCGCTTTTCAGATAATATTATTGCATTGAAAAATGGCATTCTTATTAAAGCAGGAACTTGTGAAGAAGTCATGCAAAAAGAAATATTGAAAGTCGTTTTTAATATTGATGCTGAAATCGGTCGTGACCCAAGAACAGGGAAACCGATGTGTATAACCTATGATTTAATTAAGGAGAATCAACGAGAGTTAGAGCCTGCACTTTCTACATTTTAG
- a CDS encoding ABC transporter substrate-binding protein yields the protein MVIGLSKKNIMKLIAVGLLTVSLAACGTKEENKADSNDSTKKEATTERVLTDAMGNEVKVQVNPKRVIASYLEDNLVALGIKPVAQWSVNDGASIQGYLQDSLKGVPTIPYDLPFEAVQKFSPDLIIMDSASMVEGGKYEQYNKIAPTYVIGKEVNNDWRDELLTVGEIFGKEKEAKKVLADYDAKAEKAKEEIKTAVGTPSVAAVWLVGGNFFIVSETVSSGAVMYEDLGLKVPAVVKEISASGTGSWNAISLEKLVELDADHIFLINSDTATGSPTLNDKLWKSIPAVKAGNVHEFSPDESWLYTGAIANDQIIDNILKSIVK from the coding sequence ATGGTTATTGGGTTGAGCAAAAAGAATATCATGAAGTTAATTGCAGTTGGACTGCTTACAGTATCGCTAGCAGCTTGTGGAACTAAAGAAGAAAACAAGGCAGACTCTAATGACAGTACTAAAAAAGAAGCAACAACCGAGCGTGTTTTAACAGATGCAATGGGCAATGAAGTGAAGGTCCAGGTAAATCCAAAGCGTGTCATTGCTTCCTATCTTGAAGACAATCTGGTAGCTTTAGGGATTAAGCCGGTTGCTCAGTGGAGTGTAAATGATGGGGCTAGTATCCAAGGGTATTTACAAGATAGTTTAAAAGGAGTTCCAACTATTCCTTATGACCTACCATTTGAAGCCGTTCAAAAATTTTCACCAGATTTAATTATTATGGACTCTGCAAGTATGGTTGAAGGCGGTAAATACGAGCAATATAACAAGATCGCTCCTACTTATGTCATTGGTAAAGAAGTGAATAATGACTGGCGCGATGAATTGTTAACGGTTGGTGAAATTTTTGGCAAGGAAAAAGAAGCTAAAAAAGTGTTAGCAGATTACGATGCAAAAGCGGAAAAGGCTAAAGAAGAAATAAAAACAGCTGTAGGTACTCCTTCTGTTGCTGCCGTATGGTTAGTAGGCGGGAACTTCTTCATCGTAAGTGAAACCGTATCAAGTGGTGCTGTAATGTATGAAGATTTAGGTTTAAAAGTACCTGCTGTGGTAAAAGAGATTTCAGCTAGTGGGACAGGTAGTTGGAATGCTATTTCATTAGAAAAATTAGTTGAGCTAGACGCAGACCATATCTTCCTAATCAATAGTGATACAGCAACTGGATCACCAACTTTAAATGATAAATTATGGAAGAGTATTCCTGCTGTAAAAGCTGGAAATGTACATGAGTTTTCCCCTGATGAAAGCTGGTTGTATACTGGTGCAATCGCGAATGATCAAATTATCGATAATATTTTAAAAAGCATCGTGAAATAA
- a CDS encoding iron ABC transporter permease, translating to MENLLSKNPKKKFIFLFSTISILTIIVFILSINAGYIKIPFDAVFATLIGQGTEQNALTIFDFRLPRIILALLVGMGIAVSGAILQGISQNPLADPGILGINSGAGLAVVLYMFFFQETVFFKGILSVFIMPLTALVGAFVAAILIYSLSWKNGKVTPVRLLLVGIGINAAFASGLIIFQMKMEPIDFMKTIVWLSGTIWGTNWTFVLALLPWLFLLIPFAVYKARFLDVLLLGDEVATGVGVHIERERRLLLIVAVALAGVCVSVGGGITFLGLIAPHIARRLIGARNVKVLPLTAIIGALLLLSADTLGRVIMAPMELPVGLVLSILGAPYFIYLLIKTV from the coding sequence ATGGAAAATCTATTATCCAAAAACCCAAAGAAGAAATTTATTTTCCTATTTTCAACTATAAGTATATTAACAATCATCGTATTTATCCTTAGCATTAACGCAGGGTATATCAAGATCCCGTTCGATGCTGTTTTCGCAACGTTAATCGGCCAAGGTACAGAACAAAATGCACTAACTATTTTTGACTTCCGTTTACCAAGAATCATTCTAGCACTACTTGTTGGGATGGGTATCGCTGTATCCGGAGCCATTCTCCAAGGGATATCCCAGAACCCCCTTGCAGATCCAGGCATTCTTGGTATCAATTCTGGTGCTGGATTAGCGGTTGTTCTTTACATGTTTTTCTTCCAAGAAACAGTTTTTTTCAAAGGGATATTATCGGTATTTATCATGCCTCTGACTGCCTTAGTAGGAGCATTTGTTGCCGCCATATTAATTTATAGCCTTTCTTGGAAAAATGGAAAAGTCACTCCTGTTCGATTATTGTTAGTCGGGATCGGAATTAATGCCGCATTTGCTTCAGGACTAATCATTTTTCAAATGAAAATGGAACCGATCGACTTTATGAAAACAATCGTATGGTTATCAGGAACGATTTGGGGAACAAATTGGACATTTGTGCTCGCCTTGTTACCTTGGCTGTTCTTATTAATTCCTTTCGCAGTATATAAAGCTAGATTCTTAGATGTTTTACTTCTTGGTGATGAAGTCGCTACTGGTGTAGGGGTTCACATTGAAAGAGAAAGACGATTATTACTTATTGTCGCTGTTGCCTTAGCAGGAGTTTGTGTATCGGTCGGTGGAGGAATTACCTTTTTAGGATTAATTGCACCCCATATTGCAAGACGTCTAATTGGGGCAAGGAATGTGAAGGTTCTACCATTAACCGCGATCATCGGTGCCTTATTACTGCTATCAGCTGATACACTAGGCCGAGTCATTATGGCACCTATGGAATTACCAGTCGGATTAGTTCTTTCCATCTTAGGTGCACCTTATTTCATTTACTTACTTATCAAAACCGTTTAA
- a CDS encoding MSMEG_1061 family FMN-dependent PPOX-type flavoprotein, whose translation MEKIDFSSEAVTSEAELRELIGVPHNYVLKKSISILDEHCRRFIEMSPLLFLSTSNANGTCTVSPRGDLPSEINILNQTQLVIPDRPGNKRLDSFENILSNPHVGLVFLIPGLDEVLRINGKATIIQNKEILDKLSKTGKPPLLGIGVDVEECFIHCSRALKKSRIWNPDTWLDKEALPSSLDIFHAHLKISGVELK comes from the coding sequence ATGGAGAAAATTGATTTTTCTAGCGAAGCCGTTACTTCGGAGGCAGAACTTAGGGAACTAATCGGGGTTCCTCATAATTACGTATTGAAAAAGAGCATTTCGATTCTAGATGAGCATTGTAGAAGATTCATAGAGATGTCTCCGCTGTTGTTCCTTTCTACCTCTAACGCTAACGGGACATGTACGGTTTCTCCTCGAGGGGATTTACCAAGCGAAATTAATATATTAAATCAAACTCAATTAGTGATTCCTGATCGTCCTGGTAACAAAAGACTTGATTCGTTTGAAAATATATTATCAAATCCACATGTCGGGCTCGTTTTCCTAATACCTGGGTTAGATGAGGTACTCCGCATTAATGGGAAAGCAACCATCATACAAAATAAAGAAATCCTAGACAAATTAAGTAAAACGGGGAAACCTCCATTACTTGGAATTGGGGTAGATGTAGAAGAATGTTTTATCCATTGTTCTCGTGCACTGAAAAAATCAAGAATTTGGAACCCCGACACATGGTTGGATAAAGAAGCTCTCCCATCAAGCCTTGACATATTTCATGCTCATTTGAAGATTAGTGGAGTGGAATTGAAGTAA
- the xerA gene encoding site-specific tyrosine recombinase/integron integrase, giving the protein MLLSEAWKKYQQDKSIEGYSSLTLKTYCFQYNLLLRYFGDVDMSELTTEKLKEYLVQEGNHLKRSSLGHRVRCIKSIFKWTHEEGYISNNPAAKLKEPKLGKRIPKFLSDMEIEHLREACQTTMENALFEFMYSTGCRIGEVVKLNRDDINFWTNTVIVHGKGDKEREVYFNTRCSIWLRRYLDERDDEESCLFITERRPKRRMSIDNLRYIIKRISNRAGIKKSIHPHQLRHSYATHMMNNGAPLEVIQSLLGHEKSETTKIYAQLSGKLRHDFYSKYF; this is encoded by the coding sequence ATGTTATTATCCGAAGCTTGGAAAAAATATCAACAAGATAAAAGTATAGAAGGATATTCATCCCTTACATTAAAAACATATTGTTTTCAATATAACCTCCTATTACGGTACTTCGGTGATGTGGATATGAGTGAATTGACTACTGAGAAACTAAAAGAATATCTTGTACAAGAAGGAAATCACTTGAAGCGATCTAGTTTGGGGCATAGGGTCCGCTGCATTAAGTCAATATTCAAATGGACACATGAAGAAGGATATATCTCAAATAATCCAGCTGCCAAATTAAAAGAGCCGAAATTGGGAAAAAGAATTCCAAAATTCCTTTCAGACATGGAGATAGAACATCTGAGAGAAGCATGTCAGACAACAATGGAAAATGCACTATTTGAGTTTATGTATTCAACTGGTTGCCGTATTGGGGAAGTTGTAAAATTAAATCGCGATGATATTAATTTTTGGACAAATACAGTCATTGTCCATGGAAAGGGTGATAAAGAAAGGGAAGTATACTTTAATACCCGTTGCTCCATTTGGTTAAGAAGGTATTTAGATGAACGAGATGATGAAGAGTCTTGTTTATTTATTACGGAAAGAAGGCCAAAAAGGCGGATGAGTATTGATAACTTACGATATATTATCAAACGAATATCGAACCGTGCCGGCATAAAAAAGAGTATACATCCACATCAGTTACGCCACAGTTATGCTACACATATGATGAACAACGGTGCACCACTTGAAGTGATCCAAAGCCTGCTTGGCCATGAGAAGAGTGAAACGACCAAAATATATGCACAGCTGAGTGGAAAACTGAGACATGATTTTTACAGTAAATATTTTTAG
- a CDS encoding biotin transporter BioY, with translation MAKQQFKLRMMIVTALFAAIIGVMAQITIPLPLVPITGQTLAIGLAATILGSRYGTLSVILYLIIGSAGVPVFAEFSGGVSKLIGPTGGYLVGFLPTAFLIGWFMEKTAYNFKNAVIANSIGMLVTLAFGTAWLKVAAELSWPAAFAGGFTPFIIVGLIKAALASWIGVLVRNRLISARLLFSENKDQIKSA, from the coding sequence ATGGCAAAACAACAATTTAAATTGAGAATGATGATTGTGACAGCACTTTTTGCTGCAATCATTGGCGTAATGGCCCAAATTACAATTCCGCTTCCGCTCGTTCCAATTACAGGACAAACCCTTGCTATTGGGTTAGCAGCAACAATCCTAGGTTCTCGTTACGGAACCTTATCGGTCATTTTATATTTAATTATTGGTTCCGCAGGAGTACCAGTATTCGCTGAATTTTCAGGTGGAGTTTCAAAGCTTATCGGACCTACTGGAGGTTATTTAGTTGGCTTCCTTCCAACTGCCTTTCTAATCGGATGGTTTATGGAAAAAACAGCCTACAACTTCAAGAATGCAGTGATTGCTAATAGTATTGGAATGCTCGTTACTTTGGCATTTGGCACTGCGTGGCTAAAGGTTGCTGCCGAGCTTTCTTGGCCAGCTGCTTTTGCAGGAGGATTTACTCCATTTATCATTGTTGGGTTAATCAAGGCTGCCCTTGCTTCGTGGATTGGTGTCTTAGTTCGAAACCGCTTGATTTCTGCTAGGTTATTGTTTTCAGAAAATAAAGACCAAATAAAATCAGCCTAA
- a CDS encoding M56 family metallopeptidase: MSTLDHFLQQFFYWVIDTTIVCTVLVGLILLIKTIIQDKLPPRWHYILWLTLVFRLMLPPLPEGLNKLHDFLPQIKHTSTIAMTVPSHQESTYIISSVKSVFPEKNVSRQKTELKSQAVSFVQISMYIWVIGILFFGILTVVENIRVLLYVKRQPHIADPIVEQIFEHCKKRMSINMRIPLVLSGKLTSPSVIGVTKPRILLSKKQLERLTDNQLQFIFHHELAHIKRKDIIMNCLMNGLLILHWFNPIMWYAYWRMRQDQEIGCDALALSYVGINQKVEYGQTIIKILDESSGYYELSNLVNMAGENRL, encoded by the coding sequence ATGAGTACCCTTGATCATTTTCTTCAGCAGTTTTTTTATTGGGTAATTGATACAACTATTGTGTGTACTGTTTTAGTGGGACTTATCCTGCTCATTAAGACGATCATTCAGGACAAGTTACCGCCAAGATGGCATTATATTCTATGGCTTACGCTGGTATTTAGACTTATGCTTCCGCCACTTCCTGAAGGGTTAAACAAATTACATGATTTTCTACCTCAAATTAAACATACTTCTACGATTGCGATGACCGTTCCATCTCACCAAGAGTCTACATATATCATAAGCTCAGTTAAATCAGTTTTTCCAGAAAAAAATGTTTCAAGGCAAAAGACAGAGTTAAAATCCCAAGCAGTTTCTTTTGTTCAAATCTCTATGTATATTTGGGTAATAGGGATCCTTTTTTTTGGAATATTAACTGTTGTTGAAAATATACGTGTATTACTATATGTTAAACGTCAACCTCATATTGCTGATCCAATTGTAGAACAGATATTTGAACATTGTAAGAAAAGAATGTCAATAAATATGAGGATTCCCTTAGTTTTATCTGGAAAACTTACGAGCCCTTCAGTTATAGGGGTTACTAAACCGCGCATCTTGTTGTCTAAAAAACAATTAGAGAGATTAACAGATAATCAATTGCAGTTTATTTTCCATCATGAACTTGCTCATATAAAAAGAAAAGACATTATCATGAATTGTTTAATGAATGGACTATTAATTCTTCACTGGTTTAATCCCATTATGTGGTATGCATATTGGCGAATGCGTCAAGATCAGGAAATCGGTTGTGATGCACTTGCTCTTAGTTACGTGGGTATAAATCAAAAAGTAGAATATGGACAGACGATTATTAAAATATTGGACGAATCCTCGGGATATTATGAGCTTTCAAATTTAGTAAACATGGCCGGGGAAAACAGGCTTTAA
- a CDS encoding BlaI/MecI/CopY family transcriptional regulator codes for MKELPKISEAEFEVMKILWTNSPLSANEVVRMLEDQTDWNPKTVRTLLNRLVQKGAIAFQQEKGKVYAYYPIVSQDDYLQVETKSFLQRLYGGAFKPLLVHFLREEKLTREEIDELKQILDDQTDKNSDNR; via the coding sequence ATGAAAGAGCTGCCAAAAATATCAGAAGCTGAATTTGAGGTTATGAAGATCCTATGGACTAATTCTCCTTTATCAGCAAATGAAGTTGTGCGAATGCTTGAAGATCAAACAGATTGGAACCCAAAGACAGTTCGGACATTATTAAACAGACTGGTCCAGAAAGGGGCTATTGCTTTCCAACAGGAAAAAGGAAAAGTGTATGCTTACTATCCAATTGTTTCGCAAGATGATTATCTTCAAGTAGAAACAAAATCTTTCTTACAGCGCCTTTATGGTGGAGCGTTCAAACCGTTATTGGTTCATTTTTTACGTGAAGAAAAACTGACTCGTGAAGAAATTGATGAATTAAAACAGATTCTTGATGATCAGACTGATAAAAACTCGGATAATAGATAA
- a CDS encoding kinase — protein sequence MKIGKGICYGTFGELVQGVLDKSPFLITLPIPSLKSEATFFPNFSSTEIIGSPNKAKAIAACEKLLQHFMIDIGGTLIINSNIKVGKGLASSSADIVAAMRAVADSFNLTLSEELISCIAIEVEPTDGVMYPDSVAYDFLNGKLIENLGPIPPYHLIGFDFGGVVDTIAFNKIPKDYSLNDKCMFLKAYELAKKGIKNSDLSLLCVASTISATINQKFLPKPLFAEFEQLAHSYGGGIVCAHSGTVIGILVEPNLNKTKELIKHIELELKKKQGVGIKPILFVNGNSIETLCEEQSMSFF from the coding sequence ATGAAAATTGGGAAGGGTATTTGCTATGGAACATTTGGTGAATTAGTTCAAGGAGTTTTAGATAAATCCCCATTTTTAATAACGTTACCAATCCCATCTTTAAAAAGTGAAGCTACATTTTTTCCTAACTTTTCATCAACAGAGATAATTGGGTCTCCTAACAAAGCAAAAGCAATCGCTGCGTGTGAAAAACTATTACAGCACTTTATGATAGATATTGGTGGTACCTTAATTATTAATTCAAATATTAAAGTAGGGAAAGGGCTGGCTAGTAGCTCGGCTGATATTGTTGCAGCAATGCGAGCTGTTGCGGATAGTTTTAATTTAACTCTTTCAGAAGAATTAATATCCTGCATCGCAATCGAGGTCGAGCCAACGGATGGTGTTATGTACCCAGATTCAGTCGCCTATGACTTTTTAAATGGAAAATTAATCGAGAATCTTGGACCAATACCCCCATATCATTTAATCGGTTTTGACTTCGGTGGTGTAGTTGATACCATTGCCTTTAATAAAATTCCAAAGGATTATAGTTTAAATGATAAATGTATGTTTTTGAAGGCATACGAGTTAGCGAAAAAAGGTATTAAAAATAGTGATTTATCACTATTATGTGTTGCAAGTACAATTAGTGCGACTATTAATCAAAAATTCCTACCAAAACCCTTATTCGCTGAATTCGAGCAATTAGCTCATTCATATGGTGGAGGAATAGTTTGTGCACATAGCGGAACAGTTATAGGGATTTTGGTTGAACCAAATCTAAATAAAACTAAAGAGTTAATTAAGCATATTGAATTGGAATTAAAGAAAAAACAAGGTGTTGGAATAAAACCAATTTTGTTTGTAAATGGAAATTCCATAGAAACTCTATGTGAAGAACAGTCTATGAGCTTTTTTTAA
- the cbiB gene encoding adenosylcobinamide-phosphate synthase CbiB — protein sequence MLIQAIYIFIAYVVDRVVGDPKFLLHPVVMIGRCISQLEKWIRKFVSRESSLKIAGLLFPVIIVGGSYVVVWALLYGARLVHDWLAIALEIWLISTTIAVKGLGDAGMEVYQHLKTGNLQAARRSLGMIVGRDTEKLDESEISRGAVETVAENIVDAIISPLFFALIGGAPLAMAYRAVNTLDSMVGYKNEKYLNLGWASARLDDVANYIPARLTAFLLLFASLMKRLSIQNAWRMLIRDAHLHPSPNSGITESMIAGGLGIQLGGTNYYNGVVSHRAKMGEATRRIEADDIIKTVQIMNLTSFVFCLLLLVLTYVLHYV from the coding sequence ATGCTTATTCAAGCGATTTATATTTTTATAGCTTATGTAGTTGATAGAGTGGTGGGGGATCCGAAGTTTTTATTGCATCCCGTCGTTATGATTGGTAGGTGCATTAGCCAATTAGAAAAGTGGATTCGAAAATTTGTGAGTAGGGAAAGTTCGCTTAAAATAGCGGGGCTGCTGTTTCCTGTCATCATTGTCGGAGGTTCATATGTAGTCGTTTGGGCATTGCTGTATGGAGCTAGATTGGTTCACGATTGGCTCGCGATCGCCCTTGAAATTTGGTTGATTTCGACAACAATAGCCGTGAAGGGACTTGGCGATGCCGGGATGGAAGTGTATCAGCATTTAAAGACTGGTAATCTTCAAGCCGCTCGCCGTAGCTTGGGAATGATTGTTGGACGAGATACCGAGAAGTTAGATGAGAGTGAAATTTCTCGAGGTGCGGTGGAAACCGTGGCGGAGAATATAGTGGATGCTATCATTTCACCGTTATTTTTTGCATTAATCGGTGGGGCACCACTGGCGATGGCGTACAGGGCCGTTAATACGTTAGATTCCATGGTTGGATATAAAAATGAAAAATACTTAAATCTTGGCTGGGCTTCAGCGCGGCTGGATGATGTGGCGAATTATATACCAGCTCGATTAACAGCATTTTTGCTATTATTTGCAAGTCTAATGAAGAGATTAAGTATACAAAATGCGTGGAGAATGCTTATTCGAGATGCTCATCTTCACCCAAGTCCAAATAGTGGGATAACTGAATCTATGATTGCGGGTGGTTTAGGAATTCAGCTAGGAGGGACAAATTATTATAACGGTGTTGTTTCTCATCGTGCGAAAATGGGAGAAGCAACTAGGCGGATTGAAGCAGATGACATCATAAAAACTGTGCAGATAATGAACCTGACATCATTTGTTTTTTGTTTACTATTACTAGTATTAACCTACGTATTACATTACGTATAA
- a CDS encoding adenosylcobinamide amidohydrolase encodes MFHTPEPVETLSSAVYGGGLNRANHFVNWKVPLDYSATDPTKLMEEMLAGWGYPVSRSIGLQTAAYIHTASVQEVVGDEFRMVCVVTAGIGNRARAGKHRATFPAYQCSTINVFLFIDSSMTQSAVVNSIITATEAKAAALQDLGIFDENGEQATGTTTDSVVVAVSQNSSKYQTHQFAGVATSIGNAIGCLVYDAIREVVQSQEDM; translated from the coding sequence TTGTTCCACACACCTGAGCCGGTCGAAACATTAAGCAGTGCGGTGTATGGGGGTGGGCTTAATCGGGCGAATCACTTCGTCAATTGGAAGGTTCCGCTTGATTACTCAGCGACAGACCCAACAAAGCTAATGGAAGAGATGCTTGCGGGGTGGGGATACCCAGTTTCTCGTTCGATTGGGCTTCAAACTGCTGCATATATTCATACTGCATCTGTACAAGAAGTGGTTGGGGATGAGTTTCGGATGGTTTGTGTTGTGACGGCTGGGATTGGAAATCGAGCCAGAGCGGGGAAGCATCGAGCAACATTCCCTGCTTACCAATGTTCAACGATTAACGTTTTTTTGTTTATTGATAGCAGTATGACCCAATCAGCGGTGGTCAATTCGATTATCACGGCGACGGAAGCGAAAGCAGCAGCCTTACAAGATTTAGGAATTTTCGATGAAAATGGCGAGCAAGCGACGGGAACGACTACGGATTCCGTTGTCGTGGCTGTGAGTCAAAACTCGAGCAAATATCAAACACACCAATTTGCAGGGGTCGCAACATCCATTGGGAATGCAATCGGCTGTCTAGTTTATGACGCCATCCGTGAAGTGGTCCAATCACAGGAGGATATGTAG
- a CDS encoding histidine phosphatase family protein — protein sequence MQLIFVRHGQTNENAANQYLGHSDPALNEVGRQQIIHFTKIFPNHFLDNITSFYSSDLSRTQETAKMIGESLNLKQLELSSAIREMHFGDWELLTYEQIMESDSVLATSWIDNPFELAPPNGETLLDLGRRFDAWLEQLLEQSAQDEKILIVCHGGPIRWFRSKWLIGDERQFWNHDGIKHGTGLVVEYDKGTREFSNAKLIK from the coding sequence ATGCAGCTTATTTTTGTTAGACATGGACAAACCAATGAAAACGCAGCAAATCAATATTTAGGGCATTCTGATCCAGCGCTAAATGAGGTTGGACGTCAACAAATTATTCATTTTACGAAAATTTTCCCGAATCATTTTCTAGATAACATTACTTCTTTTTATAGTAGTGATTTAAGTAGAACGCAAGAGACAGCGAAAATGATTGGGGAAAGTCTAAACCTCAAACAACTTGAGCTTTCATCTGCTATTCGTGAGATGCATTTTGGAGATTGGGAACTATTGACGTATGAACAAATTATGGAGTCCGATTCTGTGCTAGCGACTTCTTGGATTGATAATCCGTTTGAGTTGGCTCCGCCAAATGGTGAAACGCTGTTGGATTTGGGCAGACGCTTTGATGCATGGCTTGAGCAGTTGTTGGAGCAATCAGCTCAAGACGAAAAAATCTTGATTGTTTGCCATGGTGGGCCGATTCGCTGGTTCCGCAGCAAGTGGCTCATCGGTGATGAAAGACAATTCTGGAACCATGACGGCATTAAACATGGGACAGGATTAGTGGTTGAGTATGACAAGGGGACGAGAGAGTTTTCGAATGCGAAGCTCATAAAATAG
- the cobS gene encoding adenosylcobinamide-GDP ribazoletransferase: MKAFLAALMFLTRIPLPQINISKNDWHKSAIYFPLVGLVIGAILYLTSWGLERLFPTTVTAFLVVLMWIWITGGLHIDGWMDLADGFGSNKSREQILEIMKDSRVGAMGVIAAICLIGGKWVAVYELLQHDRAIMLVMSPIFARFLLISAIRLFPYRQEGGIGAGLRTSLSVIIVFLNLLFILIVAYYLIGSIGILILGGTAIFSGLLAINIYKKLEMLTGDCYGALVEWSEVVALFVSLAIWRIL; the protein is encoded by the coding sequence ATGAAGGCATTTTTGGCGGCATTGATGTTTTTAACACGTATCCCGTTACCACAAATCAATATTTCAAAAAATGATTGGCATAAAAGTGCAATCTATTTCCCATTGGTCGGACTTGTGATTGGGGCTATTTTGTATCTGACTTCTTGGGGCTTGGAAAGATTATTTCCAACTACGGTCACGGCCTTTTTGGTCGTGCTAATGTGGATTTGGATTACGGGTGGTTTACATATTGATGGCTGGATGGACTTAGCGGATGGCTTTGGCAGCAATAAAAGCCGTGAGCAAATCCTTGAAATAATGAAGGATAGTCGCGTTGGGGCAATGGGTGTCATTGCGGCTATTTGTTTAATCGGTGGAAAATGGGTGGCCGTTTATGAATTGCTGCAACACGATCGTGCGATTATGTTAGTAATGAGTCCAATTTTTGCTAGATTTTTGTTAATTAGCGCGATTCGCTTGTTTCCATATCGACAAGAAGGCGGGATTGGAGCAGGGCTGCGGACATCTTTGTCTGTGATCATTGTTTTTTTGAATCTTTTATTTATTTTAATCGTGGCTTATTATTTAATAGGAAGTATTGGCATTCTAATACTAGGAGGCACAGCCATTTTTAGTGGGCTGCTTGCGATTAATATTTATAAAAAATTAGAGATGCTGACAGGGGACTGCTACGGGGCACTTGTTGAATGGAGTGAGGTAGTCGCTTTATTTGTATCTTTGGCAATTTGGAGGATTCTGTAA